The following nucleotide sequence is from Phycisphaera sp..
CGCCGGTGCCCAGGAAGGCCACGTCGTCGGGCTCGATCGTGGCCTGGCCCTCGGGCATGGACGTGGGCTTGGGATTTTTGCGATCGATGAGCACGCGCAGGGGTGGGGCCGAGCCGATGCTCTGGCACAGTTCCTGGTGGGCGGCGATCCACCGCTGGCCGATGGTCTGTTCGTCCAGCAACGGCAGGTCTAGAACGTTGCGCGCGGCGGCCTTGAGCAGCGGGGTGGGCCGGATCGCGCCGGCGAACAGCAACACCTGGCGCACAGAAGCCGTGCCGCTCATGGTCGCCCCGCCCGAGGCATCTGGTAGGGTTGTCGCGGCCTCGGCCGAAGGTCCCATAGCACTGCGCCTGATCCCATCTTCGCGTGCCCAACCCTGTGGGCCCAACGGTACATCGGCACTTCAGCAACGCCAGTGCCGACCGAGTGGGGATCGTATTGGGCAATCCGCTTCGGGCCCAGCCGCTGAGGTTTTTCCGAGCAGTTGCTGGATGCTCCGCCCGAAGTCCTCAGCCCTGGGTCATCGAGTACGTCAGCGGGCCGTTCTGGCCGAGTTCGATGCCAAGGGCCATCCAGACCAGCAGCATGATGGTCCAGACGATGGCGAACACGATCGTGTAGGGCATCATCATCGAGATGAGTGTGCCCATACCCGAACGGGGTGCGAACCGCTGCATGAACACCAGCACGATCACCAGGTACGCGTTGAGCGGCGTGATGATGTTGGTCGTGCTGTCGCCGATGCGGTAGGCGGCCTGGGTCAACTCAGGACTGATCCCTACGAACATGAGCATGGGCACGAAGATGGGCGCGAACAGCGTGTACTTGGCGCTCATGGACCCAATAAACAGGTTGAAGAACATCGTCATCACGATGAAGGCCACGATGAGCTGGTACTTGCTCATCCCGCTGCCGGCCAGCCACTGGCCGCCCGAGTGGGCCATCATGACGTCCAGCCCGCTGTAGCTCATGTACTGGATGAACTGGGCCGCGAAGAACGCCAGCACGATGATCGGTGCCATCATCTCGATGGCCTTGATCATGACCGCGCCCGCGTCCTTGGTGCTCTTCACGTTGCCCACGACGATGCCGTAGACCATGCCCGGGATGATCGTGCCGATGAGGATCAGCGGCGTGATGACCACAACCCACCGCGCGAAGGGCGGCGAGCGCTTGGCCAGCACGACGCCATCGGTGGTCACGAAGCCGGTCTGGGTTGCGTCGGTGTAATAGCCCTCGCCCTCGACGACGATCGCGGTCTCGGGCATGGTCTCGGGTGGCGCGACGGGCTGCCCGTTGGTGTCTTTGACCACGTCGGCGATGGGCACGCCCGGGTAGCTGTGGTCGTACAGCGGCCAGTCCTTGATGACCACAGAGGCGAAGATGACGCCGATGACCACTAGGCCGGCCAGCGTGGCCGCGAGAAGCCCCTTTTGCTCGATGGGGGTGATCTGCTGGCTTTCCAGGTCGACCGCTTCCACCGGCGCGGCTCCACCCTCCTCGATACTCTTGCGGCTCAGCCGGCGTTCGACGAACCACGACGAGGTGGCCCAGCCGACGCCGGTAATCACGAACGTCGAGGCGATCATGAACCACCAGTTGCAGGTGGCGGCGACCTCGTAGTCGGGGTCGATGATCTGCGCGCCCTGCGTGCTGAGCGCCGCCAGCATGGGGTCCAGGCCGGTCACCATGAGGTTGGCGTTGAACCCCGCCGCCACGCCCGCGAACACCGCGGCGATGCCCGCAAGCGGTGAACGCCCGACCGACTTGTAGAGCAGCGCCGCCAACGGTGGCAGCACCACGTACCCC
It contains:
- a CDS encoding AbgT family transporter codes for the protein MDPSSTNPMAEPELSTKRKGVLDWVEWLGNKLPDAATLFLVGAIIVMVISDIGFRLGWSVDVKSLQEVVDPQTGAVTTELVSTGAEPLTAKSLLTPDGLYWCLSTMVANFMGFAPLGVVLTGMLGIGVAEKTGLIGAGLKAFMKVVPNRLLTPAMIFLGIMSSFGLDAGYVVLPPLAALLYKSVGRSPLAGIAAVFAGVAAGFNANLMVTGLDPMLAALSTQGAQIIDPDYEVAATCNWWFMIASTFVITGVGWATSSWFVERRLSRKSIEEGGAAPVEAVDLESQQITPIEQKGLLAATLAGLVVIGVIFASVVIKDWPLYDHSYPGVPIADVVKDTNGQPVAPPETMPETAIVVEGEGYYTDATQTGFVTTDGVVLAKRSPPFARWVVVITPLILIGTIIPGMVYGIVVGNVKSTKDAGAVMIKAIEMMAPIIVLAFFAAQFIQYMSYSGLDVMMAHSGGQWLAGSGMSKYQLIVAFIVMTMFFNLFIGSMSAKYTLFAPIFVPMLMFVGISPELTQAAYRIGDSTTNIITPLNAYLVIVLVFMQRFAPRSGMGTLISMMMPYTIVFAIVWTIMLLVWMALGIELGQNGPLTYSMTQG